Proteins co-encoded in one Candidatus Omnitrophota bacterium genomic window:
- the rpmE gene encoding 50S ribosomal protein L31: protein MKDKIHPGYKDCTIVCACGETIHTRSTKPNIRVEICSKCHPFFTGKNKLLDSAGRVDKFMKKYAKK, encoded by the coding sequence ATGAAAGACAAGATCCATCCTGGTTATAAAGACTGTACCATAGTTTGCGCCTGCGGGGAGACCATTCATACCCGCTCGACCAAACCGAACATCCGCGTAGAGATCTGTTCGAAGTGCCACCCGTTTTTTACCGGCAAGAACAAGCTGCTGGATTCGGCCGGGCGCGTGGATAAATTCATGAAGAAGTACGCCAAGAAATAA
- the prmC gene encoding peptide chain release factor N(5)-glutamine methyltransferase: protein MPRKITADPDMDESELLFTDILGCDRVSLYLNKSRLLGKDAGARISRVLKKRIQGEPLEYILGKTEFMGLEFKVTPDVLIPRPDTEILVETVLQLIKERYGPGMASGTLNILEIGAGSGCIAVALAKYLPQSRIIAVDISQKALDIAGENSRLNGVDRNIDFVRADLFDSRRIKQAGYDIIVSNPPYVGTAEIPGLAPEVRCQPEIALYAGEEGLDIYRRLIPQSADYLKPGGLLCLEIGYSQMDRVKEIFRSVEKFAVKRTVKDYNNIERVILARLNDSALS from the coding sequence ATGCCGCGGAAAATAACGGCTGACCCTGATATGGACGAAAGCGAATTATTGTTCACGGATATCCTGGGATGCGACCGGGTTTCTTTATATCTGAATAAGAGCCGTTTGCTGGGAAAAGACGCCGGGGCCAGAATATCCCGGGTGTTGAAAAAAAGGATCCAGGGCGAACCCTTGGAATATATCCTTGGCAAAACCGAATTCATGGGATTGGAATTCAAGGTTACCCCGGATGTCCTTATTCCCAGGCCGGATACCGAAATACTGGTCGAGACTGTTTTACAGCTTATAAAGGAGCGTTACGGGCCGGGGATGGCCTCCGGCACTTTGAATATCCTGGAAATAGGCGCCGGCTCAGGATGTATAGCTGTAGCTTTGGCTAAATACCTGCCGCAGTCCAGGATCATTGCGGTGGATATATCGCAAAAGGCCCTGGATATTGCGGGGGAAAACAGCCGGTTGAACGGCGTTGACCGGAATATAGATTTTGTCCGCGCTGACCTGTTCGATTCTAGGCGGATAAAACAAGCCGGATACGATATTATCGTCAGCAATCCACCTTATGTGGGGACCGCTGAGATACCCGGGCTTGCCCCGGAAGTAAGATGCCAGCCGGAGATCGCCCTTTATGCGGGAGAAGAAGGCTTGGATATTTACCGCAGGTTGATACCGCAGTCCGCGGATTACCTTAAGCCGGGCGGCCTGCTTTGCCTGGAAATAGGCTACAGCCAGATGGATAGAGTAAAAGAGATCTTCAGGTCTGTTGAGAAATTTGCGGTAAAAAGAACGGTCAAGGATTATAATAATATAGAAAGGGTTATTCTTGCCCGGTTAAATGACTCAGCTTTAAGCTGA
- the coaE gene encoding dephospho-CoA kinase (Dephospho-CoA kinase (CoaE) performs the final step in coenzyme A biosynthesis.), whose protein sequence is MREPKENKKIVLGLTGGFGTGKSTVAGILAGYGAGVIDADKINHSLIAPGTLVYKKILKAFGRDILKNNNGAIDRGKLGGIVFSDPKALKRLCGITHPAVIREVKRRVKSAKNDVVVVDAPLLIEAGLDKLVDKIIVVALSRGRQLKRLAQKTSLSRPEILKRIGAQLSLKSKVRLADFVIDNSGTIEKTRKQVALIWRLLWRS, encoded by the coding sequence ATGAGAGAGCCAAAGGAAAATAAGAAGATCGTTCTGGGGTTGACCGGCGGTTTCGGCACGGGTAAAAGCACTGTAGCCGGGATCCTTGCCGGTTACGGCGCCGGCGTCATTGACGCGGATAAGATAAACCATAGCCTTATCGCGCCAGGCACGTTGGTATATAAAAAGATCTTGAAGGCCTTTGGCAGGGATATCTTGAAGAATAACAACGGCGCGATCGACCGGGGAAAATTAGGCGGTATCGTTTTCTCCGATCCGAAAGCGCTGAAGCGGTTGTGCGGGATAACCCATCCTGCGGTCATCCGCGAAGTTAAAAGGAGGGTCAAGTCAGCCAAGAACGACGTTGTTGTGGTGGACGCACCTTTGCTTATCGAAGCAGGACTGGATAAGCTTGTTGATAAGATCATCGTGGTAGCTCTTTCCCGCGGCAGGCAATTGAAAAGGCTTGCCCAAAAAACATCCCTGTCTAGACCAGAGATCTTAAAAAGGATAGGCGCGCAATTGTCCTTAAAGTCTAAGGTCCGTTTAGCGGATTTTGTAATAGATAACAGCGGCACAATTGAGAAAACCAGAAAACAAGTAGCGCTAATATGGAGGTTGTTGTGGAGAAGTTAG
- a CDS encoding UDP-N-acetylglucosamine 1-carboxyvinyltransferase (adds enolpyruvyl to UDP-N-acetylglucosamine as a component of cell wall formation; gram-positive bacteria have 2 copies of MurA which are active), with protein sequence MDKLVIEGGVRLKGNVVISGSKNSVLPIMAATLLTDEPCLIKGVPNLRDTNTMVKILRSLGKSVEFEKGALHIGPTRITSCVADYKLVSTMRASFCVLGPLLGRFKKAKVSLPGGCVIGVRPVDLHLKGLKALGASIDIESGYVVAKASRLRGEHMYLGGEYGSSVLATGNVMMAACLAHGRTVIESAACEPEVADLAEFLIKMGAKIKGHGTPIIEI encoded by the coding sequence ATGGATAAACTGGTAATTGAAGGCGGGGTAAGGCTTAAAGGCAACGTGGTCATATCCGGTTCCAAAAATTCGGTCCTGCCGATAATGGCGGCGACTTTATTGACCGACGAGCCCTGTTTGATCAAGGGCGTGCCGAACCTGCGGGATACCAATACTATGGTAAAGATCCTGCGTTCTTTGGGTAAATCCGTTGAATTCGAAAAAGGCGCGTTGCATATCGGCCCCACCAGGATAACCAGCTGCGTCGCGGATTACAAACTGGTTTCTACCATGCGCGCGTCTTTTTGCGTGTTAGGCCCGCTTTTGGGGAGGTTTAAGAAGGCTAAAGTTTCTTTGCCCGGGGGATGCGTCATCGGCGTAAGACCTGTGGATCTTCATCTTAAAGGGCTTAAGGCCCTGGGAGCCTCGATCGATATCGAATCCGGTTATGTCGTGGCCAAGGCTAGCCGCCTGCGCGGGGAACATATGTATCTGGGCGGCGAATACGGCTCATCGGTCCTGGCTACCGGCAATGTGATGATGGCCGCCTGCCTGGCTCATGGTAGGACCGTGATCGAGTCAGCCGCCTGCGAGCCGGAAGTCGCGGACCTCGCGGAATTCCTGATCAAAATGGGCGCGAAGATCAAAGGACACGGCACTCCGATCATCGAGATAG
- the rho gene encoding transcription termination factor Rho: MEVVVEKLDISNLKEMKITELNKLAKELNVSGFSGLKKQDLIFKVLQAQAEKEGLMFGEGVLEILPEGFGFLRSPNYNYLPCPDDIYISPSQIRKFDLRTGDTVSGQIRPPKEGEKYFALLKVEAVNFENPEDAKEKVNFDNLTPVYPRERFNMETTPNEVSTRIMGLLTPLGKGQRGLIVAQPYSGKTVLLQKIANAITANNPDIILIVLLIDERPEEVTDMQRHVKGEVISSTFDEPPERHIQVAEIVLEKAKRLVEHKRDVVVLLDSITRLARAYNSVVPHSGKVLSGGIDSNALQKPKRFFGAARAIEEGGSLTIIATALVDTGSRMDEVIFEEFKGTGNMELQLDRNLFQRRIYPAIDIKRSNTRHEELLLKPDELTKVWILRKVLNELNNVEAMELLIEKLVKTKTNEDFLGSMNQK; this comes from the coding sequence ATGGAGGTTGTTGTGGAGAAGTTAGACATTAGTAATCTAAAAGAAATGAAGATCACCGAGCTGAACAAACTGGCTAAGGAACTGAACGTCAGCGGCTTCAGCGGTTTGAAAAAGCAGGATTTGATCTTCAAGGTTTTACAGGCGCAGGCCGAGAAAGAGGGCTTGATGTTCGGCGAGGGGGTCCTTGAGATCCTTCCCGAAGGGTTCGGGTTCCTCAGGTCGCCGAATTATAATTATCTTCCATGTCCGGACGATATTTATATCTCGCCTTCGCAGATCCGCAAATTCGATCTGAGGACAGGCGACACGGTTTCCGGACAGATCCGCCCCCCCAAGGAAGGCGAGAAATATTTCGCGCTTTTGAAGGTTGAGGCGGTTAATTTCGAGAATCCCGAGGATGCCAAGGAAAAGGTTAATTTTGATAACCTTACCCCGGTTTATCCCAGGGAGCGTTTTAACATGGAGACTACCCCGAACGAGGTATCTACCAGGATCATGGGGCTGCTTACCCCGTTGGGCAAGGGCCAGCGCGGCTTGATCGTCGCCCAGCCGTACAGCGGAAAGACAGTGCTTTTGCAGAAGATCGCCAATGCCATAACCGCGAATAATCCGGATATTATATTGATCGTCCTGTTGATCGACGAGCGCCCTGAGGAAGTCACGGATATGCAGCGCCACGTAAAAGGCGAGGTCATATCCTCAACTTTCGACGAGCCGCCGGAAAGACATATCCAGGTGGCTGAGATCGTCCTGGAAAAGGCGAAAAGGCTGGTCGAGCATAAAAGGGACGTGGTCGTGCTCCTGGACAGTATCACCAGGCTCGCCCGCGCGTACAACTCGGTAGTCCCGCACAGCGGCAAGGTTCTCTCCGGGGGTATTGATTCCAACGCGCTGCAAAAACCCAAGCGTTTCTTCGGGGCAGCCAGGGCCATAGAAGAGGGCGGAAGCCTGACTATTATCGCCACGGCGCTGGTTGATACCGGCAGCCGTATGGACGAGGTTATCTTCGAAGAGTTCAAGGGCACCGGAAATATGGAACTGCAACTGGATAGAAACCTCTTTCAGCGCAGGATATATCCGGCCATCGACATCAAGCGCTCGAATACCCGCCATGAAGAGCTGCTTTTGAAGCCCGACGAGTTGACCAAGGTATGGATACTGCGCAAGGTCTTGAACGAGTTGAATAATGTGGAAGCCATGGAGCTTCTGATCGAAAAACTGGTAAAAACCAAAACCAATGAGGATTTCTTGGGATCGATGAACCAGAAATAA
- the polA gene encoding DNA polymerase I, whose product MLKPRLFLIDATAFCYRAFYAVRGLSTSYGQPTNAIYGFLNILNKIIKDKKPQYLAVCFDVSRKTFRSEKFAEYKAQRQAMPDGLSSQIPIIKEIMAAYRIPVFEQEGFEADDIIATLARKAKEEGLYSTVVSSDKDLLQLVEETVEVFNPQKEESVTYDTEKVREKFGLAPRQIPDLIALSGDAIDNIPKIPGVSEKKAVGLLIEFGSVEELIARAEDIKPDKLKDAVMANIDQIRLNKELACLDNNMHLDFNLGMVKAAEPDYQELFKLFKRLEFKGLLKNLPVSDSQETPGDGTGIEVIDDKVVKGLIKPGDELFLYGNDQSDLAFGCKSLFFKVENIGPNLKAALADSSIKKTGHDLKKIKLALARDGIELEGLFFDTMIAAYLANPSKSDYGLNELAWDYFERSIKPGSITPAAGLELIKKLKPELESQLKEKSLEKLFTGTEMPLVEVLAQMELTGIKLDLKLLKDLSSELEKRLAELIADIYEISGCQFNINSPKQLREVLFEKLKLPVVKKTKTGPSTDEEVLNRLAGKHKLPAALLEYRQLTKLKNTYIDALPELVDDKTGRVHTTFNQTGTETGRLSSSNPNLQNIPVKTDLGRKIRAAVIAFSEDSVLLAFDYSQIELRILAHMSKDEVLLEAFRKGDDIHRKTASLIYDMPEDSISDEMRDTAKRVNFGIIYGLSAYGLSRDLNIPPDQAQGFIDAYFARYPKVKDLIDKEIKQAEEDGFVTTILGRRRYLPEINNKNQNIRMLAQRQAVNTPIQGSASDLIKLAMVDIHNEIKNRKLEGRMILQIHDELVFDVGKAEINEFVRLVRERMEHVLELDVPVRVSIKQGKNWLEMEEIN is encoded by the coding sequence ATGCTTAAACCCAGATTGTTTTTGATCGATGCCACGGCTTTTTGTTACCGGGCATTTTACGCCGTGCGCGGGCTTTCCACTTCTTACGGCCAGCCGACTAACGCGATATACGGATTTTTGAACATACTGAATAAGATCATCAAGGATAAAAAACCGCAATATCTGGCAGTTTGTTTCGATGTTTCCCGCAAGACCTTCAGGTCGGAAAAATTCGCGGAGTATAAGGCGCAGCGCCAGGCCATGCCCGACGGGCTGAGCAGTCAGATCCCGATCATCAAAGAGATCATGGCGGCTTACCGTATCCCGGTGTTCGAGCAGGAAGGTTTTGAGGCGGATGATATTATCGCGACCTTAGCCCGTAAGGCTAAGGAAGAAGGCTTGTATTCCACAGTGGTCAGCTCCGATAAGGACCTTCTGCAATTGGTGGAAGAAACGGTCGAGGTTTTTAATCCCCAGAAAGAAGAAAGCGTCACTTATGACACGGAAAAGGTCCGAGAGAAATTCGGGCTTGCCCCGCGCCAGATACCGGACCTTATCGCCCTTAGCGGCGATGCTATAGATAATATCCCCAAGATCCCAGGGGTCAGCGAGAAAAAGGCCGTCGGATTATTGATTGAATTCGGCTCTGTCGAAGAATTGATAGCCAGGGCAGAGGATATAAAGCCGGATAAGCTCAAGGACGCGGTAATGGCTAATATCGACCAGATCAGGCTGAATAAAGAGTTGGCGTGCCTGGATAATAATATGCATCTTGATTTCAACCTGGGTATGGTCAAGGCCGCGGAGCCTGATTATCAGGAATTGTTCAAGCTTTTTAAACGCCTGGAATTCAAAGGTCTTCTGAAAAATCTTCCTGTCAGCGACAGCCAGGAAACGCCTGGTGATGGTACAGGAATAGAGGTCATTGATGACAAGGTTGTAAAAGGATTGATAAAGCCCGGGGACGAGCTTTTTCTCTATGGCAACGATCAGTCGGATCTGGCTTTTGGCTGCAAAAGCCTGTTCTTCAAGGTGGAGAATATCGGGCCGAACCTTAAAGCGGCATTGGCCGATAGCTCGATCAAGAAGACCGGGCATGACCTTAAGAAGATAAAGCTGGCCTTAGCCCGGGATGGTATAGAATTAGAAGGCTTGTTCTTTGACACAATGATCGCCGCGTATCTGGCCAACCCGTCCAAATCCGATTACGGCCTGAATGAACTGGCCTGGGATTATTTCGAAAGGTCGATAAAACCGGGATCAATAACGCCGGCAGCGGGGTTGGAGCTTATCAAGAAGCTAAAGCCGGAATTAGAGTCCCAACTGAAAGAAAAATCACTGGAAAAGCTTTTTACCGGCACGGAAATGCCCCTGGTCGAGGTTTTGGCGCAGATGGAGCTTACCGGGATAAAACTCGATCTTAAGCTTTTAAAAGACCTTTCCTCGGAGTTAGAGAAGAGGCTGGCTGAGCTTATCGCGGACATTTATGAGATAAGCGGATGCCAGTTCAATATAAATTCCCCCAAGCAGCTGCGCGAGGTCCTTTTTGAGAAGCTCAAATTGCCGGTGGTGAAAAAAACCAAGACCGGGCCGTCCACAGATGAAGAGGTTTTGAACCGGCTTGCCGGTAAGCATAAGCTCCCGGCCGCGCTTTTGGAATACCGGCAGTTGACCAAGCTTAAAAATACTTATATTGACGCGCTGCCGGAATTGGTCGACGATAAGACCGGCAGGGTGCACACCACATTTAATCAGACCGGCACCGAGACCGGAAGGTTGAGTTCCAGCAATCCTAATCTTCAGAACATACCGGTTAAGACCGACCTGGGCAGGAAGATCCGGGCCGCGGTGATCGCTTTCTCAGAAGACAGCGTTTTGCTGGCCTTTGATTATTCCCAGATAGAATTACGGATCCTGGCGCATATGTCCAAGGATGAGGTTTTGCTGGAGGCGTTCAGGAAGGGCGACGATATCCATAGGAAAACAGCGTCTTTGATCTATGACATGCCCGAGGATTCGATCAGCGATGAAATGCGCGATACGGCCAAACGGGTAAATTTCGGGATCATTTACGGACTTAGCGCTTACGGGTTAAGCCGCGACCTGAATATACCTCCTGACCAGGCTCAGGGTTTTATCGACGCGTATTTCGCCCGATACCCTAAAGTAAAGGATCTTATCGACAAAGAGATAAAACAGGCGGAAGAGGACGGTTTTGTGACTACGATACTGGGAAGGCGCCGTTATCTGCCGGAGATAAATAATAAGAACCAGAATATCCGCATGCTTGCCCAGCGCCAGGCGGTGAACACCCCGATACAGGGCTCTGCCAGCGACTTGATCAAGCTGGCGATGGTGGATATTCATAATGAGATCAAAAATAGAAAGCTGGAAGGCCGGATGATCCTGCAGATCCACGACGAGCTGGTCTTCGACGTCGGCAAGGCCGAGATAAATGAATTCGTAAGGCTGGTCAGGGAGAGGATGGAGCATGTCCTTGAGCTGGATGTTCCGGTAAGGGTCAGCATCAAACAGGGGAAGAACTGGTTGGAGATGGAGGAGATCAATTGA
- the glgA gene encoding glycogen synthase GlgA: MKIAICASEVVPFAKTGGLADVGGALPLALEKLGQEVIIVMPGYKKVHDLKAPAIKTLKEGISCSRIGKGIKVYFIDSDKYFDRQELYGDKSGDYKDNLDRFAYYSRRTLELLKELKFNADIIHCHDWQSALIPVYLRTLYAEDDFYKKTRTIFTIHNIGYQGLFAKEEFPKLGLDWDVFTMNKLEYYDKVNVLKGGIVFSDIVNTVSDTYSKEIQTKEFGFGMEGILNQRRNSLFGIINGLDYSIWDPATDKNLVKGFSLKDMEGKAENKEALQKMCKLPVKQNVPLFGIVSRLAQQKGFDILAAGIDTICKMDLQMAILGTGDLKYHQVMEAMVKKYPKVISLFLKFDDCLAHRIYAGSDIFLMPSKYEPCGLGQMISLKYGTVPLVFKTGGLADTVTPKNGFVFDKYSKDDLISTVKKAVKAFKAKKSWQELVASGMKCNFSWNESAKKYVQLYERAKGK; this comes from the coding sequence ATGAAGATAGCGATATGCGCAAGTGAGGTAGTACCGTTCGCCAAGACCGGAGGGTTGGCCGATGTCGGCGGCGCGTTGCCTTTAGCCCTGGAAAAACTTGGCCAGGAAGTGATCATAGTCATGCCCGGGTATAAAAAAGTGCATGATCTGAAAGCCCCGGCAATAAAAACATTAAAAGAAGGGATCTCCTGTTCCCGGATCGGTAAAGGCATAAAGGTATATTTCATAGATAGCGATAAGTATTTCGACAGGCAGGAGCTTTACGGCGATAAGTCGGGAGATTATAAGGACAATCTGGACAGGTTCGCTTATTACAGCCGCAGGACCCTGGAGTTATTGAAGGAGCTGAAATTCAATGCGGATATCATTCATTGCCATGACTGGCAGTCAGCCTTGATCCCGGTGTATTTAAGAACACTTTACGCCGAAGACGACTTTTATAAAAAGACCAGAACAATATTTACCATCCATAATATCGGATACCAGGGCTTGTTCGCCAAGGAAGAATTTCCCAAGCTCGGGCTTGATTGGGATGTCTTTACCATGAATAAGCTGGAGTACTACGATAAGGTCAATGTCCTTAAAGGCGGGATCGTATTCTCGGATATCGTAAATACCGTAAGCGACACCTACAGCAAGGAGATACAGACCAAAGAATTCGGTTTCGGGATGGAGGGCATCCTTAACCAGCGCAGGAATTCGCTTTTCGGGATAATCAACGGCCTGGATTATTCCATCTGGGACCCGGCAACCGATAAGAACCTGGTAAAAGGGTTTTCGCTCAAGGATATGGAAGGCAAGGCCGAGAATAAAGAGGCCCTGCAGAAGATGTGCAAGCTGCCGGTTAAACAGAATGTCCCTTTATTCGGGATTGTCTCGCGGCTGGCCCAGCAGAAAGGCTTTGATATCCTTGCTGCAGGGATCGACACGATCTGCAAGATGGACCTGCAGATGGCCATTCTGGGGACCGGCGACCTGAAATACCACCAGGTTATGGAAGCGATGGTTAAGAAATACCCTAAGGTTATATCGCTGTTTTTGAAATTCGACGATTGTCTCGCTCACCGGATATACGCCGGATCGGATATATTCCTGATGCCTTCGAAATACGAGCCATGCGGCTTGGGACAGATGATCAGCCTGAAATACGGGACAGTACCGTTGGTTTTCAAGACCGGAGGATTGGCGGATACGGTGACGCCGAAGAACGGTTTTGTCTTTGATAAGTACAGCAAGGATGACCTGATCAGCACCGTTAAAAAAGCGGTCAAGGCCTTTAAGGCAAAGAAGTCCTGGCAGGAACTGGTAGCCAGCGGGATGAAATGCAATTTTTCCTGGAACGAGTCTGCCAAGAAATACGTGCAGTTGTATGAGAGAGCCAAAGGAAAATAA
- the prfA gene encoding peptide chain release factor 1, protein MQAKLGKIEKRYEELENLLADHELIADTERYGKLVKELSDLKEPVMLYREYKRLDKELAGLESMISEKHDSELLEMARKELAQIKEQKSSLETKLKKALAGEDKDAGKSVIVEIRQGTGGAEAALFAADLYRMYAKYADAKSWTVELMSGHATDEGGFKEVVFSVKGRDAFRCLKFESGVHRVQRVPQTEAQGRIHTSTATVVVLVEPENVDLAINPSDLKIETYRSSGPGGQHMQKTDSAVRITHIPTGVVVACQDERSQIKNKSKAMRILGSKLLDMKQQEEAKKITDARRAQVGTGDRNEKIRTYNFPDRRVTDHRINFTSFQLESIMEGELGEFSEALIKAAQDAAENNG, encoded by the coding sequence ATGCAGGCTAAACTGGGAAAAATAGAAAAGCGCTACGAAGAGCTGGAAAATCTTCTGGCAGACCACGAGCTTATCGCCGATACCGAGCGTTATGGCAAGCTGGTCAAGGAATTGTCCGACCTTAAAGAACCGGTGATGCTTTATCGGGAATATAAGCGCCTGGACAAGGAATTGGCTGGCCTGGAATCAATGATCTCGGAGAAGCATGACAGTGAGTTGCTGGAGATGGCCCGGAAAGAGCTTGCGCAGATCAAGGAGCAGAAAAGCAGCCTGGAGACAAAGCTTAAAAAGGCCTTGGCCGGCGAGGACAAGGATGCCGGAAAGAGCGTGATCGTTGAGATCCGCCAGGGGACGGGCGGAGCTGAAGCTGCGTTATTCGCAGCGGACCTTTACCGCATGTACGCCAAATACGCCGACGCCAAGAGCTGGACAGTGGAACTTATGTCCGGCCACGCCACCGATGAAGGCGGTTTCAAAGAAGTGGTTTTTAGCGTTAAGGGCCGGGATGCTTTTCGCTGCCTGAAATTCGAGAGTGGCGTGCACCGGGTCCAGCGCGTGCCGCAGACCGAGGCCCAGGGCAGGATACATACCTCCACGGCTACAGTCGTTGTCCTGGTAGAGCCGGAGAACGTGGACCTGGCTATAAATCCCAGCGACCTGAAGATTGAAACCTACAGGTCTTCCGGGCCGGGCGGCCAGCATATGCAAAAGACCGATTCCGCGGTGCGGATCACCCATATCCCAACAGGGGTGGTGGTCGCCTGCCAGGATGAGCGCTCGCAGATAAAAAACAAAAGCAAGGCGATGAGGATCCTGGGATCGAAACTGCTGGATATGAAGCAGCAGGAAGAGGCAAAAAAGATCACGGATGCCAGAAGGGCGCAGGTGGGCACCGGCGACCGTAATGAAAAGATCCGCACCTATAATTTCCCCGACCGCCGGGTCACCGATCACCGCATAAATTTCACTTCCTTCCAGCTGGAGTCGATCATGGAAGGAGAGTTGGGCGAATTCTCCGAGGCATTGATCAAAGCGGCGCAAGATGCCGCGGAAAATAACGGCTGA